Sequence from the Fulvivirga ligni genome:
TTTCAAGGGTTATAACGGTTTTCCATCTTCCTTATGTATTTCAGTAAATGAGAATGTGGTTCACGGTTTTCCTGGAAATTATGTTCTTAAAGAAGGCGATATAATTTCTATTGACTGTGGAGTCTTTTATAAAGGCTATCATAGTGACTCAGCTTATACTTATCCAATAGGTGAAGTAGATGTTGAGGTTAAGAAGTTGCTCACGGAGACAAAAGAGTCTTTGTACAAGGGCATTGAAAAAGCTGTTTTTGGAAATCGCATAGGTGATATAGCCTTTGCTATACAGGATCATGTGGAGCAGTTTGGTTATGGAGTTGTTAGAGAGCTTGTTGGTCATGGAGTAGGTAAATCACTTCATGAAGGTCCAGAAGTACCTAACTACGGTAAGAGAGGAAAGGGACCTAAGCTAAATGATGGGCTTGTAATAGCCATTGAGCCTATGGTGAACTTAGGCACTAGAAACATTGTTCAGGAGGCCGACGGTTGGACCATAAGAACAGCAGACAGAAGACCATCGGCGCATTATGAGCATACGGTGGCGATATTTAAAGAAGGAACTGAGGTCTTAACGACCCACAAGTATATAGAGGAAAATTATAAATTTTAATATGGCAAAACAGAAATCTATAGAGCAAGATGGTACTATTACCGAAGCACTTTCTAACGCAATGTTTAGAGTTGAGTTAGAAAATGGTCATGAAGTAATTGCCCATATCTCTGGAAAGATGAGGATGAACTATATTAAAATTTTACCGGGTGACAGAGTAAAGTTAGAAATGTCACCTTATGATTTAACAAAAGGACGAATTGTTTATCGATATAAATAAGAGACATGAAAGTTAAAGCGTCAGTAAAAAAGCGTAGCGCTGATTGTAAGATAATCAGAAGAAAAGGTAAGGTCTACGTTATCAACAAAAAGAATCCTAGGTTTAAACAAAGACAAGGCTAAGCTATGGCAAGAATTGCAGGAGTAGACATCCCAGATAACAAAAGAGGTGAAATCGCCCTTACTTATATCTTTGGTATAGGTAAAAGTACAGCTCAGAGAATTTTAACTGAAGCTGGCATTGATTGGGATAAAAAAGCACAAGATTGGACAGATGAGGAATCAACTGCCATCCGAAACATTATTAGTGAAAACTTTAAGGTAGAGGGTGTACTTAAATCTGAGGTTCAGATGAGTATTAAAAGACTTATGGACATTGGATGTTACAGAGGATTAAGACATAGAAAGAGTCTACCTGTAAGAGGTCAGAGAACCAAGAATAACTCTAGAACCAGAAAAGGTAAGAGAAAGACTGTGGCCAATAAGAAGAAGGCGACTAAATAGTAAATAAAGTTATAAGGTAGAGGACCGAATAACCAAATTAAAAAATGGCACAAAAAAGAAAAGATAAAGCAAAAAAGCGTGTAGTTGCTGTAGAGGCTATAGGCCAGGCACACATTAAGGCTTCTTTCAACAATATAATTATCTCTCTGACTAACACTACAGGACAGGTAATTTCTTGGGCTTCAGCTGGTAAAATGGGATTCAAAGGTTCTAAAAAGAACACTCCTTATGCTGCTCAAATGGCCGCTCAAGACTGTGCTCAAAAGGCATATGATCTTGGTCTAAGAAAAGTAGAGGTGTACGTAAAAGGACCTGGAGCTGGTAGAGAATCAGCTATCAGAACTATCCAGAATACTGGTATAGAGATCACTACAATTAAGGATGTAACTCCATTACCACACAATGGATGTAGACCTCCTAAAAGAAGAAGAGTT
This genomic interval carries:
- the ykgO gene encoding type B 50S ribosomal protein L36, encoding MKVKASVKKRSADCKIIRRKGKVYVINKKNPRFKQRQG
- the rpsK gene encoding 30S ribosomal protein S11 — encoded protein: MAQKRKDKAKKRVVAVEAIGQAHIKASFNNIIISLTNTTGQVISWASAGKMGFKGSKKNTPYAAQMAAQDCAQKAYDLGLRKVEVYVKGPGAGRESAIRTIQNTGIEITTIKDVTPLPHNGCRPPKRRRV
- the rpsM gene encoding 30S ribosomal protein S13, encoding MARIAGVDIPDNKRGEIALTYIFGIGKSTAQRILTEAGIDWDKKAQDWTDEESTAIRNIISENFKVEGVLKSEVQMSIKRLMDIGCYRGLRHRKSLPVRGQRTKNNSRTRKGKRKTVANKKKATK
- the infA gene encoding translation initiation factor IF-1, with product MAKQKSIEQDGTITEALSNAMFRVELENGHEVIAHISGKMRMNYIKILPGDRVKLEMSPYDLTKGRIVYRYK
- the map gene encoding type I methionyl aminopeptidase → MIYYKSREEVEIIKESAQILGKAHGEVAKAVKPGVKTIDLDTIAEEYIRDNGGEPSFKGYNGFPSSLCISVNENVVHGFPGNYVLKEGDIISIDCGVFYKGYHSDSAYTYPIGEVDVEVKKLLTETKESLYKGIEKAVFGNRIGDIAFAIQDHVEQFGYGVVRELVGHGVGKSLHEGPEVPNYGKRGKGPKLNDGLVIAIEPMVNLGTRNIVQEADGWTIRTADRRPSAHYEHTVAIFKEGTEVLTTHKYIEENYKF